Proteins from one Lonchura striata isolate bLonStr1 chromosome 6, bLonStr1.mat, whole genome shotgun sequence genomic window:
- the PPP2R5C gene encoding serine/threonine-protein phosphatase 2A 56 kDa regulatory subunit gamma isoform isoform X4, protein MVEYITHNRNVITEPIYPEVVHMFAVNMFRTLPPSSNPTGAEFDPEEDEPTLEAAWPHLQLVYEFFLRFLESPDFQPNIAKKYIDQKFVLQLLELFDSEDPRERDFLKTTLHRIYGKFLGLRAYIRKQINNIFYRFIYETEHHNGIAELLEILGSIINGFALPLKEEHKIFLLKVLLPLHKVKSLSVYHPQLAYCVVQFLEKDSTLTEPVVMALLKYWPKTHSPKEVMFLNELEEILDVIEPSEFVKVMEPLFRQLAKCVSSPHFQVAERALYYWNNEYIMSLISDNAAKILPIMFPSLYRNSKTHWNKTIHGLIYNALKLFMEMNQKLFDDCTQQFKAEKLKEKLKLKEREEAWVKIENLAKSNPQYPTYSDTSLLNSPVAMETDGPLIEDLQTLKKTVKEEACQAQKDQKKDRPLVRRKSELPQDIYTMKALESHCRADELISHDGH, encoded by the exons TTTGCAGTTAATATGTTTCGAACATTACCACCATCTTCCAATCCAACGGGAGCGGAATTTGATCCAGAGGAAGATGAACCAACCTTAGAAGCTGCATGGCCTCATCTACAG ctTGTTTATGAATTTTTCTTAAGGTTTTTAGAATCTCCAGATTTTCAACCTAATATAGCTAAGAAATATATTGATCAGAAGTTTGTATTACAG CTTTTAGAGCTCTTTGACAGTGAAGATCCTCGTGAAAGAGATTTTCTTAAAACAACTCTACACAGAATATATGGGAAATTCTTAGGCTTAAGAGCTTACATCCGGAAAcaaattaataatatattttatag gTTTATTTATGAAACAGAACATCACAATGGCATAGCAGAATTACTGGAAATACTGGGGAG CATAATTAATGGATTTGCCTTACCATTAAAAGAAGAGCACAAAATATTCCTATTGAAGGTTTTGTTACCATTGCACAAAGTGAAATCACTCAGTGTCTACCATCCACAG CTGGCATACTGTGTAGTTCAGTTTTTAGAAAAGGACAGCACACTTACAGAACCG GTGGTAATGGCACTGCTGAAATACTGGCCAAAGACTCACAGTCCAAAAGAAGTCATGTTTTTAAATGAACTAGAAGAAATTTTAGATGTTATTGAGCCATCTGAATTTGTTAAAGTTATGGAACCTCTCTTCAGACAGCTAGCCAAATGTGTGTCCAGTCCACACTTTCAG GTTGCAGAGCGAGCATTATACTACTGGAATAATGAATATATTATGAGTTTAATTAGTGATAATGCAGCAAAGATTTTGCCCATCATGTTTCCATCCTTGTACCGGAATTCAAAGACGCATTGGAATAA GACAATACATGGCTTGATATACAATGCTCTGAAACTCTTCATGGAGATGAACCAAAAACTGTTCGATGACTGCACACAGcaatttaaagcagaaaaactgAA agagaaGCTAAAAttgaaggaaagggaagaagcaTGGGTTAAAATAGAAAATCTAGCCAAATCAAATCCCCAG tACCCAACATACAGTGACACGAGTTTGCTGAACAGTCCTGTTGCAATGGAAACAGACGGGCCTTTAATTGAAGATTTGCAGACGCTGAAAAAGACAGTGAAAGAAGAGGCTTGTCAG gcacaaaaagatcagaaaaaagaTCGTCCTCTTGTGCGACGCAAGTCAGAACTGCCTCAGGATATCTATACCATGAAAGCCTTGGAATCACATTGCAGAGCTGATGAATTAATATCACATGATGGGCATTAA